A stretch of Caloramator mitchellensis DNA encodes these proteins:
- a CDS encoding IS66 family transposase gives KKTYEERYEERLSRLKPMLEIYFAWIEKEHAISLPKSSYGKAINYSFNHKEKLMNILKDGRLELCNNRAEREIKPFAIGRKNWLFSNTPQGARASAITYSIIETAKENKLIPFEYLKLCQTLILQKRTN, from the coding sequence AAAAAAACCTATGAAGAGCGATATGAAGAACGCCTCAGCAGGCTTAAACCAATGTTGGAGATTTATTTCGCATGGATTGAAAAAGAACATGCAATATCACTTCCAAAATCAAGTTATGGCAAAGCAATAAATTATTCATTTAATCATAAGGAAAAGCTGATGAACATACTAAAGGATGGAAGGCTTGAGCTTTGCAACAATCGTGCAGAAAGAGAAATAAAGCCTTTTGCAATAGGTCGAAAAAATTGGTTATTTTCAAACACACCGCAAGGAGCAAGGGCAAGTGCGATTACCTATAGCATAATTGAAACTGCGAAGGAAAACAAATTAATTCCATTTGAGTATTTGAAACTATGCCAAACGTTGATATTACAAAAGAGGACGAACTAA